In the genome of Solibacillus silvestris, one region contains:
- a CDS encoding disulfide oxidoreductase has translation MSQSHPVIEVFGADIICASCVNAPSSKDTYEWLQAAISRKYPEQPFTIRYIDIEGVIDNERDQDYANRIQEDEFFYPLVLVNDEVVGEGYVQIKPVFTALESAGFVPTEE, from the coding sequence ATGTCACAATCTCATCCAGTTATAGAAGTATTCGGCGCTGACATCATCTGTGCCAGCTGTGTAAATGCACCATCTTCCAAAGATACATATGAATGGCTCCAAGCTGCAATTTCACGAAAATATCCGGAACAGCCGTTTACTATCCGCTATATCGATATTGAAGGTGTAATTGATAATGAACGTGATCAAGATTATGCAAACCGTATTCAAGAAGATGAATTTTTCTACCCTTTAGTTTTAGTAAATGATGAAGTAGTTGGTGAGGGCTATGTGCAGATTAAGCCTGTATTTACAGCGCTAGAATCGGCAGGCTTTGTACCAACTGAAGAGTAA
- a CDS encoding NADH dehydrogenase encodes MQKLVLLGGGYGNMRILLRLLPSLPADVEITLVDRTPFHSLKTEFYALAAGTSTDKEIRVAFPEHERLKCVYGEVVRIDREDKKIYLGDGEELSYDQLVIGLGCIDKYHGVPGADEFTYSIQTIAKSRKTFEKVCGLAPGSTVAIIGAGLSGIELASELRESRSDLKIKLFDRSHRILRDFPEKLSEYIKSWFIKHNVDVIAESNITRVEEGRLYNHDEIIEADVIVWTAGVQPVKIVRELDVEKDKFNRPIITDHYHVVGDENVFVVGDCASSQLPPTAQLAEEQGERIVKVLKMRWKGEPLPEKLSEIKMKGFMGSLGKKQGFVHLADTTVTGRIARLMKSGLLWYYKKQNEN; translated from the coding sequence ATGCAAAAGTTAGTATTATTAGGTGGCGGATATGGAAATATGCGAATTTTACTTCGTCTATTGCCAAGCTTACCAGCGGATGTAGAAATTACATTGGTTGATCGTACACCATTCCATAGTTTGAAAACAGAATTTTATGCACTTGCTGCAGGTACATCAACAGATAAGGAAATCCGAGTTGCGTTTCCGGAACATGAGCGCTTAAAATGCGTTTACGGAGAAGTAGTACGTATCGACCGTGAAGATAAAAAAATTTATTTAGGTGACGGCGAGGAGCTTTCCTATGACCAGCTTGTTATTGGTTTAGGTTGTATCGATAAATACCATGGAGTGCCGGGTGCCGATGAATTCACATATAGTATTCAAACAATCGCCAAATCACGTAAAACTTTCGAAAAAGTATGCGGATTGGCTCCTGGTTCGACGGTTGCCATTATTGGTGCAGGTCTTTCAGGAATCGAGCTTGCGAGTGAACTGCGTGAAAGCCGTTCTGATTTAAAAATTAAATTATTTGACCGTTCTCACCGTATTTTACGTGATTTCCCGGAAAAGCTAAGTGAGTATATCAAGTCCTGGTTTATTAAACATAACGTCGATGTAATCGCAGAATCGAATATTACGCGCGTTGAAGAAGGACGTTTATACAACCATGATGAAATAATTGAAGCTGACGTAATCGTATGGACAGCTGGTGTACAGCCTGTGAAAATCGTTCGTGAACTGGATGTTGAAAAAGATAAATTCAATCGTCCGATTATAACGGATCATTATCATGTAGTTGGGGATGAAAATGTATTTGTAGTTGGAGATTGTGCTTCTTCACAATTACCTCCAACAGCGCAATTGGCAGAAGAGCAAGGAGAACGTATCGTTAAAGTTTTAAAAATGCGCTGGAAAGGCGAGCCGCTTCCAGAAAAGCTTTCAGAAATCAAAATGAAAGGCTTTATGGGCTCCCTTGGGAAAAAGCAAGGCTTCGTTCATCTGGCGGATACAACTGTAACAGGGCGCATTGCACGCCTTATGAAGTCGGGTCTGCTTTGGTACTACAAAAAGCAAAACGAAAACTAA